From the Arthrobacter sp. PM3 genome, one window contains:
- the fliS gene encoding flagellar export chaperone FliS, whose amino-acid sequence MTFNGYGAGGFGSAAQRNQYLEDSVLSAPPARLLTMLYDRLLLDLGRAETAQQASNWPVASENLLHAQAIIAELVSSLKTDDWDGADGLLGLYNYAFTALVNANIQRDPVLTREAIDLLEPLRQAWHEAAASVPAPAAAAPPFAAKAAPAFAGAWNTQPGSGGGSLGFG is encoded by the coding sequence ATGACGTTCAACGGCTACGGAGCGGGTGGCTTCGGAAGCGCCGCGCAGCGCAACCAGTACCTCGAAGATTCGGTCCTCTCGGCTCCGCCGGCGCGACTGCTCACCATGCTCTACGACCGTCTCCTTCTGGACCTTGGCCGGGCCGAGACCGCGCAGCAGGCCTCGAACTGGCCGGTCGCGTCCGAAAACCTCCTGCACGCGCAGGCCATCATCGCCGAGCTCGTCTCCTCCCTGAAGACGGACGACTGGGACGGCGCCGACGGCCTGCTGGGGCTGTACAACTATGCGTTCACTGCCCTGGTCAACGCCAACATCCAGCGCGATCCCGTCCTCACCCGGGAGGCGATCGACCTCCTGGAGCCGTTGCGCCAGGCGTGGCACGAGGCCGCCGCGTCGGTTCCCGCGCCGGCCGCCGCGGCACCCCCCTTCGCGGCGAAAGCCGCACCCGCCTTCGCCGGAGCATGGAACACCCAGCCCGGATCAGGCGGCGGGAGCCTCGGTTTTGGCTGA